The Spirochaetales bacterium genomic sequence GCGACTATTTATCGAAAAAACTCGATGAGAAAACGTATGATATTATTCCCTGGCACGAACTTGCGACCGAATACAAGCAGGTTGCAGGATTTGTCGATCAACAATTTATTGTCACAATTTTCATCATCATTCTTGTCCTTGTTTTTCTTTCAACGAATACAATTCTGATGTCCGTCATGGAACGAGTCAATGAATTCGGCACGCTGAGAGCAATTGGTAGAAGCAGGTGTGAACTATCCTTAATAATCATTTTCGAAGGAATCGTTTTAGGGATTTTTTGCGTTGTCGCGGGAATCATTCTCAGTGTCGTTATCGTCAATATACTTAACGCCCTTTCCATCGAATTACCTCCTCCGCCCGGAGGAACGATCTCGTACCCTTTACTCATTTATTTATCCTTCGACAGCGTTGTCTATATATTAATAATTCAGCTGCTTACGTCGCTCATAGCCACAGTCTATCCGGTCATCAAGATATCCGGCATAAAGATCGTCGATGCATTACGATATAAATAACAAGAGGAGACAATATGAAAACCTTTTCAATAACATTATGCCTTATAATTGTATTGAACGGAATAGTGTGCGGACAATCAGGTGAAATTATTTCCAAAAATGAAAATACTATTATAAAAGAAGCGATGCAAGCCATCGATTCACTCCATAATCTGAATAATTTTCTGATCGATATAGAAATACAGACAATCAAAGGCGAAGAGACGGAAGGGAGAATGAACGGGATATGCCTTTTTAAGAATTTCGATGAATCCATTATCGTTATAAAGTTTCCGAAAAAAGATACGGGTAAAGCGCTTTTAAACAAGAATGCCCTTTTTTACATTTATTTCCCAAGTATTAGAAAAACCCAACCGGTCAATCCGACCTCAAAGCTATTTGGTAATTTCAATACCTCAGACGTTCTTAAACCCCCATTCAGCGACAATTATGAACCACATTATATCGATACGAGGGGAAATACACATATTATCGAATTCACAACGACAAACGAAAAAATGCCTTATCAAAAGCAGATTCTGTATTA encodes the following:
- a CDS encoding outer membrane lipoprotein-sorting protein; its protein translation is MKTFSITLCLIIVLNGIVCGQSGEIISKNENTIIKEAMQAIDSLHNLNNFLIDIEIQTIKGEETEGRMNGICLFKNFDESIIVIKFPKKDTGKALLNKNALFYIYFPSIRKTQPVNPTSKLFGNFNTSDVLKPPFSDNYEPHYIDTRGNTHIIEFTTTNEKMPYQKQILYYDYEIKKARYIELYSKSGKLIKTAYYDEYIEINGITYVSTIRIESVLGQTSIMKFSRFQSRVFPENYFSPSGLIIVAESF